The following are from one region of the Zingiber officinale cultivar Zhangliang unplaced genomic scaffold, Zo_v1.1 ctg61, whole genome shotgun sequence genome:
- the LOC122037521 gene encoding heavy metal-associated isoprenylated plant protein 32-like: protein MMNKEEGTKFLTMQTCTLKVNIHCDGCKKKVKKLLHKVDGVYTTSIDAEGGKVTVSGNVDPAALLKKLAKAGKHAELLAPKAGNNNQAQKPQQQPEKQSGKRGNASGGNGKDQKVQHPKPTPQQQQQQQQQQQQFRQHLQQQQKMKAPLPQMKPLNFPPQKDLKSVDFKLPPKGCQGYDDEEDEVDFEEEGDLDEDDMDEFDCFDADFDEDFKSIKIKPAISTPKAKAMMADKAKKGDRVPPVQSKAVCNSIDRKNGKKGGGAKPQDNKSSANGGAEKFNLNGHDINITKKMQGKNGVAGSSVSHPMANPGMAGHGNFPAGKMQVPAVHVGNIPAVARGAGPAPGYYQGGALAPPSEVIAAAAAVNPYQQQYMAAMIQQQQQQQQRMMMMMQDRPAFQPTMAYARTPPVTMYNMHVPSLPATYHSEPFTTFFSDENASGGCSIM from the exons atgatgaacaaagaagAAGGCACCAAGTTTCTCACAATGCAG ACATGCACTCTGAAAGTGAACATACATTGTGATGGATGTAAGAAGAAGGTCAAGAAACTGCTCCACAAAGTTGATG GAGTGTACACGACCAGCATAGATGCAGAAGGAGGCAAGGTGACTGTGTCGGGTAATGTCGATCCGGCAGCTCTCCTCAAGAAGCTTGCCAAAGCTGGGAAGCACGCAGAACTGCTGGCTCCTAAGGCCGGCAACAACAACCAGGCCCAGAAACCACAGCAACAGCCGGAGAAGCAGAGCGGGAAGCGTGGAAATGCCAGCGGCGGAAACGGCAAAGATCAGAAGGTTCAACATCCCAAGCCAACTccacagcagcagcagcagcagcagcagcaacaacaacaatttCGACAGCATTTGCAACAACAGCAGAAAATGAAAGCGCCGCTGCCTCAAATGAAGCCGCTCAATTTCCCACCTCAGAAAGATCTCAAATCTGTCGACTTCAAATTGCCTCCCAAAGGATGTCAGGGCTACGACGACGAAGAGGACGAAGTCGATTTCGAGGAGGAGGGTGACTTGGACGAGGACGACATGGACGAGTTCGACTgcttcgacgccgacttcgacgaAGACTTCAAGAGCATCAAGATCAAACCAGCGATTTCGACGCCGAAAGCGAAAGCCATGATGGCTGACAAAGCCAAGAAAGGCGATCGAGTTCCTCCAGTGCAGAGTAAAGCCGTGTGTAACAGCATTGATCGAAAGAATGGTAAGAAAGGCGGCGGAGCTAAGCCACAAGATAACAAGAGCTCTGCCAATGGCGGCGCAGAGAAATTTAACCTCAATGGGCACGACATCAACATAACCAAGAAGATGCAAGGGAAGAACGGAGTAGCTGGCAGTAGTGTGAGCCATCCGATGGCCAATCCTGGCATGGCGGGGCATGGTAATTTTCCGGCTGGGAAAATGCAAGTCCCCGCTGTCCATGTGGGGAATATTCCAGCAGTGGCCCGCGGTGCAGGTCCGGCGCCAGGATACTACCAGGGAGGTGCGTTGGCGCCGCCGTCCGAGGTgattgccgccgccgccgccgtcaaTCCGTATCAGCAGCAGTACATGGCCGCCATGattcagcagcagcagcagcagcagcaaaggatgatgatgatgatgcaaGACCGGCCTGCCTTTCAGCCGACGATGGCCTATGCCCGGACGCCGCCGGTGACTATGTACAACATGCACGTGCCCTCGCTGCCGGCGACGTATCACAGTGAGCCGTTCACCACCTTCTTCAGTGATGAGAACGCTAGCGGCGGCTGCTCAATTATGTGA